Proteins co-encoded in one Rhopalosiphum maidis isolate BTI-1 chromosome 2, ASM367621v3, whole genome shotgun sequence genomic window:
- the LOC113552826 gene encoding WD repeat-containing protein 76-like, translated as MIKIENTSPLKMEEIECMSDDEDESLTYEQQREKRMKKNQEILDILGVNQAAKTLANSLEKKAAYKNVKKSRSIKLKPERRSLRIAHLAAPQDNLPEKNELKFNNSEISEKDNSYVTKFIDQSIITMPEEDSVFVEKLSDELAIKEAVNDFHMLPSDKFVHVLKSLDMITPVKVCEKRIYSLAIHPSETSLIVAAGDMNGNLSLYNNRNSEMREYRIHDAPVNCISFCTWDPYKLFSTSHDGSVRCGDIVKRTFDVIYKKDWKGQNKYGMNHTTWHTEFERNLLIGSGSGHVDMIDLRTPDQIINTAWCHERSVRTVQCHPLEKHHFLTSSGVGEVSLWDIRKMTDKSINPILQFEHPKSLTSAFFSASGTKMVSTCNDDNIRIFNTDTLNASATKPIKIISHNNHTGRWLSVFKAKWNPGRDNEFFIGSMMTPKRIQVYNCSGNVLHNLTATEMTTYCPVIEVHPTQAIYVGGNGSGRLHIFSTKKQLT; from the exons atgattaaaattgaaaacacaTCACCTTTAAAAATGGAAGAAATCGAATGTATGTCTGATGATGAAGACGAAAGTTTGACATATGAACAACAAAGAGAaaaaagaatgaaaaaaaatcaagaaatattaga tATACTTGGTGTAAATCAGGCTGCAAAGACATTAGCGAATAGCTTAGAAAAAAAGGCagcttataaaaatgttaaaaaatctcgatctataaaatt aaaacctGAAAGACGTTCATTGAGAATAGCTCATTTGGCTGCACCTCAAGATAATCTCcctgaaaaaaatgaattaaaatttaacaattccGAAATCTCTGAAAAAGACAATTCTTATGTAACTAAATTTATAGATCAAA gTATCATAACAATGCCAGAAGAAGACTctgtttttgttgaaaaattgaGTGATGAATTAGCCATTAAAGAAGCAGTTAATGATTTTCATATGTTACCAAGTGATAA atTTGTTCATGTGCTAAAAAGTCTTGATATGATTACACCAGTAAAAGTGTGTGAAAAACGAATCTACTCTCTTGCTATTCATCCTTCAGAAACATCTCTAATAGTTGCGGCGGGGGACATGAACGGAAACTTGT CCTTGTACAACAATAGAAACTCAGAAATGCGCGAGTATAGAATTCATGATGCTCCAgttaattgtatttcattttgtaCTTGGGATCCATATAAGTTGTTTTCAACTAGTCATGATGGGTCAGTCAGATGTGGTGACATAGTTAAACGGACTTTTGATGTT atctATAAGAAAGATTGGAAgggtcaaaataaatatggtatGAATCATACCACATGGCACACTGAATTTGAAAGAAATCTTCTAATAGGGAGTG GTTCGGGACATGTAGATATGATTGACTTACGAACACCAGatcaaattattaacactGCTTGGTGCCATGAAAGATCTGTGCGTACAGTTCAATGTCACCCTTTGGAAAAACATCACTTTTTAACTTCATCTGGAGTtgg AGAGGTTTCCTTATGGGACATAAGGAAGATGACTGACAAATCAATTAATCCAATCTTACAGTTTGAGCATCCTAAGTCCTTGACTAGTGCATTTTTTTCTGCCTCTGGTACTAAGATGGTGTCTACatgtaatgatgataatattagaatCTTTAATACCGATACATTAAATGCAAGTGCTACAA aaccaatcaaaataatttcacataataatcatacagGACGGTGGCTTTCAGTGTTTAAAGCTAAATGGAATCCTGGAAGAGATAATGAATTCTTCATTGGATCAATGATGACTCCAAAAAga ATACAAGTTTATAATTGTTCCGGAAATGTATTACACAATCTGACCGCTACAGAGATGACCACATATTGTCCAGTCATAGAAGTACATCCCACTCAGGCTATTTATGTCGGAGGAAATGGATCAGGtcgtttacatatatttagcaCCAAGAAACAACTAACATAA
- the LOC113553792 gene encoding density-regulated protein homolog, whose amino-acid sequence MAEEESNSKPSYPLKVLYCGNCSLPPEYCDFSSDTDRCREWLEKYLPDEFNRIMTSSGTAGGDDSDEKKRQKRGGKGMVKSKKKDDGPKQVCLSRAPRGKKKSVTVVTGLSTFNIDLKVAAKFFGTKFACGSSVTGEDEIVIQGDVKDDLFDIIPEKWPEIDEDYIEDLGDLKR is encoded by the exons ATGGCTGAAGAAGAATCAAATTCCAAACCATCATATCCTCTGAAAGTGTTATATTGTGGTAACTGTTCACTTCCACCTGAATATTGTGATTTTTCCTCAGATACTGATCGTTGTCGGGAATGGCTTGAAAAGTATTTACCTGATgaatttaatagaataatgaCATCAAGTGGAACTGCTGGAGGTGATGATTCTGATGAGAAAAAGCGTCAAAAACGTGGTGGAAAAGGCATGGTAAAGTCAAAGAAGAAAGATGATGGCCCCAAACAA GTATGTTTATCTAGAGCTCCAAGAGGCAAAAAGAAATCTGTTACTGTTGTAACTGGCTTGAGTACATTCAATATTGATTTGAAAGTTGCAGCTAAATTTTTTGGTACTAAATTTGCTTGTGGATCGAGTGTGACAGGTGAGGATGAAATTGTCATACAAGGTGATGTCAAAGATGacttatttgatataatacctGAAAAATGGCCTGAAATTGATGAAGATTACATTGAAGACCTTGGAGATCTTAAACGGTGA
- the LOC113553618 gene encoding replication factor C subunit 4, with the protein MDSFLKTGKINQDQQSTSSGLKSKDGSRGISDSTTPWVEKYRPRTVDEVSEQSEIVAVLKQCLEQGADMPHLLFYGPPGTGKTSTIIAAARQLFGDMYKNRMLELNASDDRGIQVIRDKVKTFAQLTASDRRPDGKPCPPFKIVVLDEADSMTAAAQAALRRTIERETKTTRFCLICNYVSCIIDPLTSRCSKFRFKPLSHDIMLARLEHICKEEGVKCAPRVLARLVDASGGDMRRAITSLQSTARLKGEDGIEEVDVLEVVGTVPDVWLDRMIDIGRMNDYQKMDGFVEDLIFEAYSAAQILEQLHDKIVFSTDLKDQQKALICKSISICAYRLQEGCSEYVTLLHLLCSVAKALKG; encoded by the coding sequence ATGGATTCTTTTCTAAAAACTGGAAAAATCAATCAAGATCAACAATCTACTAGCAGTGGTCTGAAGAGTAAAGATGGATCACGAGGAATTTCTGACAGTACCACACCTTGGGTGGAAAAATATCGACCTCGTACAGTCGATGAGGTATCTGAACAGTCGGAGATTGTAGCTGTACTAAAACAATGTTTAGAACAAGGTGCTGATATGCCACACTTATTGTTTTATGGCCCACCTGGTACAGGTAAAACTAGTACCATAATTGCAGCAGCACGCCAGTTGTTTGGAGATATGTACAAAAACCGTATGCTAGAACTTAATGCATCTGACGATCGTGGTATTCAAGTGATTCGTGataaagttaaaacatttGCACAGCTTACAGCTTCTGACCGACGACCTGATGGTAAACCTTGCCCACCGTTCAAAATTGTTGTATTAGATGAAGCTGATTCAATGACAGCAGCTGCTCAAGCAGCTCTCAGACGTACCATTGAACGAGAGACTAAGACTACTAGATTCTGccttatttgtaattatgtgAGTTGCATTATTGATCCATTAACGTCACGTTGCTCCAAATTCAGATTTAAACCTTTATCACATGACATAATGCTAGCTCGTCTTGAACACATATGTAAAGAAGAAGGAGTAAAATGTGCACCACGGGTACTGGCCCGATTGGTTGATGCTTCTGGTGGAGATATGCGTAGGGCAATCACATCACTCCAAAGCACAGCTAGATTAAAAGGTGAAGATGGTATTGAAGAAGTAGATGTTTTAGAAGTTGTTGGCACTGTTCCAGATGTTTGGTTAGATCGTATGATAGATATAGGTCGTATGAatgattatcaaaaaatgGATGGTTTTGTAGAAGATCTGATATTTGAAGCCTATTCAGCAGCTCAGATTTTAGAACAATTGCATGATAAAATAGTGTTTTCTACAGATTTAAAAGACCAACAGAAGGCTCTAATTTGTAAATCTATCAGTATTTGTGCCTATAGATTACAAGAAGGCTGTAGTGAATATGTCActcttttacatttattatgttcaGTTGCTAAAGCATTAAAaggttaa